A window of the Streptomyces sp. NBC_00250 genome harbors these coding sequences:
- a CDS encoding GntR family transcriptional regulator produces the protein MDALRPVSRTLLRDRAYEALREAIVRGDLAPGAPLKDADLAERLGLSRAPVREALARLGDEGLVESKPQSYTRVTRPVSRVVRDAASVVRVMHELAARTGVPLLGPEGIRAMREANERFAAAVRASDVEAALDADDELHQVLVIASGNHAAAATIARYTPLIRRVERRLFGDAGSCGSAELHARLIDACEAGDAAEAVRVTTEIWAALEQLADDAIEVAVVTGIPAPPPPAPAAP, from the coding sequence ATGGACGCACTACGGCCCGTGAGCCGGACCCTGCTGCGTGACCGGGCGTACGAGGCGCTGCGCGAGGCCATCGTGCGCGGCGACCTCGCCCCCGGAGCCCCGCTCAAGGACGCCGACCTCGCCGAACGGCTCGGGCTCTCGCGCGCACCCGTGCGCGAGGCCCTGGCCCGGCTCGGCGACGAGGGGCTCGTCGAGTCCAAGCCGCAGAGCTACACCCGGGTCACCCGGCCGGTCAGCCGCGTCGTCCGGGACGCCGCCTCGGTGGTCCGGGTGATGCACGAACTCGCCGCGCGGACCGGCGTACCCCTGCTCGGGCCCGAGGGCATCCGGGCCATGCGCGAGGCCAACGAGCGCTTCGCCGCGGCCGTCCGCGCCTCCGACGTCGAGGCCGCCCTCGACGCCGACGACGAGCTGCACCAGGTCCTCGTCATCGCCAGCGGCAACCACGCCGCCGCCGCCACGATCGCGCGGTACACCCCCCTGATCCGCCGTGTCGAACGACGGCTCTTCGGCGACGCCGGGAGCTGCGGCTCGGCCGAGCTGCACGCCCGGCTCATCGACGCGTGCGAGGCGGGGGACGCGGCGGAGGCGGTGCGGGTCACCACGGAGATCTGGGCGGCCCTCGAACAGCTCGCCGACGACGCCATCGAGGTGGCGGTGGTGACGGGCATCCCCGCGCCCCCGCCGCCCGCTCCCGCCGCTCCGTAG
- a CDS encoding endonuclease/exonuclease/phosphatase family protein yields the protein MPSSIPRSAGRTVARSAAVSAVVASALSAGLLAGSTSAAADDAAAGVRIHDIQGTTRVSPLVGTQVTGVTGIVTGVRTYGSRGFWIQDPEADANPATSEGIFVFTSSVPTVAVGDAVSLNGTVTEYVPGGLNSGNQSLTQISKPVVTVVSKGNAVPAAVTVSSWSVPDEYAPEGDPAAGGSINGLTLDPETYALDYYESLEGTNVRIGSSRVVGATDPYSELWVTVKPWENRNWRGGTVYGSYESQNTGRLQIQSLTPIAQQPFPKANVGDRLTGTTEGPLDFNQFGGYTITARTLGTVVDQGLERESTDKQHKNELAVATYNVENLDPSDPQEKFDALAKAVVDNLASPDILALEEIQDNTGAKNDGTVAADQTVKKFTDAIVAAGGPAYEWRSVDPENNKDGGEPGGNIRQVFLFNPERVSFTDRAGGDATTATAVTGTKGHAALTVSPGRIDPANTAWESSRKPLAGEFVFRGRTVFVIANHFGSKGGDESIVSHHQPPNRSSEAKRLLQAQAVNAFVKDIVALEKQADVLVVGDINDFEFSGTTQALTDGGALYPAVKSLPRSERYSYVFQGNSQVLDQILTSPGVHHFEYDSVHINAEFADQDSDHDPQVLRFRP from the coding sequence ATGCCTTCCTCCATACCGAGATCTGCCGGCCGCACCGTCGCGCGCTCCGCCGCGGTCTCCGCCGTCGTCGCCTCCGCCCTCTCCGCGGGTCTGCTCGCCGGTTCGACGAGCGCCGCCGCCGACGACGCCGCGGCCGGCGTCCGCATCCACGACATCCAGGGCACGACCCGCGTCTCGCCGCTCGTCGGCACGCAGGTCACCGGCGTCACGGGCATCGTCACCGGCGTCCGCACCTACGGCTCGCGCGGTTTCTGGATCCAGGACCCCGAGGCCGACGCGAACCCGGCCACCAGCGAGGGCATCTTCGTCTTCACCAGCTCCGTCCCGACGGTCGCCGTCGGCGACGCGGTCAGCCTGAACGGCACGGTCACCGAGTACGTCCCCGGCGGGCTGAACTCCGGCAACCAGTCGCTCACCCAGATCTCCAAGCCGGTCGTCACCGTGGTCTCGAAGGGCAACGCCGTCCCGGCCGCCGTGACCGTCTCGTCCTGGTCGGTCCCCGACGAGTACGCCCCCGAGGGCGACCCGGCCGCCGGCGGCTCGATCAACGGCCTGACCCTGGACCCGGAGACGTACGCCCTGGACTACTACGAGTCCCTGGAGGGCACGAACGTCCGGATCGGCTCCTCGCGCGTGGTCGGCGCCACCGACCCGTACTCCGAGCTCTGGGTGACGGTGAAGCCCTGGGAGAACCGCAACTGGCGCGGCGGCACGGTCTACGGCTCGTACGAGTCGCAGAACACCGGCCGTCTGCAGATCCAGTCGCTGACCCCGATCGCCCAGCAGCCGTTCCCCAAGGCGAACGTCGGCGACCGGCTGACCGGCACGACCGAGGGCCCGCTCGACTTCAACCAGTTCGGCGGCTACACGATCACCGCCCGCACCCTCGGCACGGTCGTCGACCAGGGCCTTGAGCGGGAGTCCACGGACAAGCAGCACAAGAACGAGCTGGCCGTGGCCACTTACAACGTGGAGAACCTCGACCCGAGCGACCCGCAGGAGAAGTTCGACGCGCTCGCGAAGGCGGTCGTCGACAACCTGGCCTCGCCCGACATCCTCGCCCTGGAGGAGATCCAGGACAACACCGGCGCCAAGAACGACGGCACGGTCGCCGCCGACCAGACGGTGAAGAAGTTCACGGACGCGATCGTCGCGGCCGGCGGCCCGGCGTACGAGTGGCGCTCGGTCGACCCGGAGAACAACAAGGACGGCGGCGAGCCCGGCGGCAATATCCGTCAGGTCTTCCTCTTCAACCCCGAGCGGGTCTCCTTCACGGACCGCGCGGGCGGCGACGCCACGACCGCCACCGCCGTGACGGGCACGAAGGGCCACGCCGCGCTGACCGTCTCCCCCGGCCGGATCGACCCGGCGAACACCGCCTGGGAGAGCAGCCGCAAGCCGCTCGCGGGCGAGTTCGTCTTCCGCGGCCGTACGGTCTTCGTGATCGCCAACCACTTCGGCTCCAAGGGCGGCGACGAGTCGATCGTCTCGCACCACCAGCCGCCGAACCGTTCCTCCGAGGCGAAGCGACTCCTCCAGGCGCAGGCCGTCAACGCCTTCGTGAAGGACATCGTCGCGCTTGAGAAGCAGGCCGACGTCCTCGTCGTCGGCGACATCAACGACTTCGAGTTCTCCGGCACGACGCAGGCGCTGACCGACGGCGGCGCGCTGTACCCGGCCGTGAAGTCGCTGCCGCGCAGCGAGCGCTACTCGTACGTCTTCCAGGGCAACAGCCAGGTCCTCGACCAGATCCTGACCAGCCCCGGCGTGCACCACTTCGAGTACGACAGCGTCCACATCAACGCGGAGTTCGCCGACCAGGACAGCGACCACGACCCCCAGGTCCTGCGCTTCCGCCCGTAG
- a CDS encoding antibiotic biosynthesis monooxygenase — translation MNAVARPDARPDLHRPGVGAVLVSTWSVGTPERQRAAVEAIRTAWESREWPDLGLLSYSVLTGTDGDTLLHYSQWTEQKAYDDFVRTYRDDRNAEIDAAVPGIERVELRRYGAIHRSTVHAATSAGELPGVVVIVEADFEGAGAEAGAGHREEWVDSVFAALDEDAVTRPATGGISGQFHLSVDGGRVLNYAEWESEQAHLDWLADDAPLSEAWTRVQHDPRLVGGRVRRYTPALSLSAGV, via the coding sequence ATGAACGCCGTCGCACGCCCCGATGCCCGTCCCGACCTCCACCGCCCCGGAGTCGGCGCCGTCCTCGTCAGCACCTGGAGCGTCGGCACTCCCGAGCGCCAGCGCGCCGCCGTCGAGGCGATCCGCACGGCCTGGGAGAGCCGGGAATGGCCGGACCTCGGGCTGCTCTCGTACAGCGTCCTCACCGGGACCGACGGGGACACGCTGCTGCACTACTCGCAGTGGACCGAGCAGAAGGCCTACGACGACTTCGTCCGCACCTACCGCGACGACCGGAACGCCGAGATCGACGCGGCCGTGCCCGGCATCGAGCGGGTGGAACTCCGCCGCTACGGGGCGATCCACCGCTCCACCGTCCACGCCGCGACGAGCGCGGGGGAGCTGCCCGGGGTCGTCGTGATCGTCGAGGCGGACTTCGAAGGGGCCGGAGCCGAGGCCGGCGCGGGGCACCGGGAGGAATGGGTGGACAGCGTGTTCGCCGCCCTGGACGAGGACGCGGTGACGCGGCCGGCGACCGGCGGGATCAGCGGTCAGTTCCACCTGTCCGTCGACGGCGGACGGGTGCTGAACTACGCCGAGTGGGAGAGCGAGCAGGCCCATCTGGACTGGCTGGCGGACGACGCCCCGCTGAGCGAGGCCTGGACGCGCGTCCAGCACGACCCGCGGCTCGTGGGCGGCCGGGTGCGGCGGTACACGCCCGCGCTCAGTCTGAGCGCGGGCGTGTGA
- a CDS encoding TerD family protein: MTAMTPGSNIPLTAARVAVDVAAPVRLDVSGLLLGANGKVRSDDDFIFYNQPSGPGVTYRSGGGTAPDAILVDTSAVPAGIERIVVTASPDAAGQTFQGIEPTATLRNADDGSVLATFTPPQLANETALVVVEIYLRNGAWKARAVGQGYANGLAGIATDFGVSVDDEPAAAPAAAAPLAPPAPVAPPVAPPAPPAPPVAPVDPRIAAATPPAPPAAAPVSTGKINLDKGRVSLQKNQTVSLVKGGRPLLSQVKMGLGWEPAYRGKDIDLDASVIAYGPQRNHLDSCYFGKLSILNGSVKHSGDNLTGEGAGDDEVIVVDLGRLPADATGLVFTVNSFSGQKFTEVAKAYCRLIDAETGEELVRFDLTTAEPQTGVMMAKLIKQFTGEWEMTAMGEFVKSRTVRGMVKPAAQAL; the protein is encoded by the coding sequence ATGACCGCTATGACCCCCGGCTCGAACATCCCTCTCACCGCCGCGCGCGTGGCGGTGGACGTCGCCGCCCCGGTGCGGCTCGACGTCTCGGGCCTGCTGCTCGGCGCCAACGGCAAGGTGCGCTCGGACGACGACTTCATCTTCTACAACCAGCCGTCCGGCCCCGGTGTCACCTACCGCTCCGGCGGCGGGACCGCCCCCGACGCGATCCTCGTCGACACCTCGGCCGTCCCGGCCGGCATCGAGAGGATCGTCGTCACCGCGAGCCCGGACGCCGCGGGCCAGACCTTCCAGGGCATCGAGCCCACGGCCACCCTTCGCAACGCGGACGACGGCAGCGTCCTCGCGACCTTCACCCCGCCGCAGCTGGCCAACGAGACCGCGCTGGTGGTCGTCGAGATCTATCTGCGCAACGGCGCGTGGAAGGCCCGCGCCGTCGGGCAGGGCTACGCGAACGGCCTGGCCGGCATCGCGACCGACTTCGGCGTCTCCGTGGACGACGAGCCCGCCGCCGCCCCGGCCGCCGCCGCGCCCCTGGCCCCGCCCGCCCCGGTGGCTCCCCCCGTCGCGCCCCCGGCCCCGCCCGCGCCGCCCGTCGCCCCCGTGGACCCCCGCATCGCGGCCGCCACACCGCCCGCTCCCCCGGCCGCCGCCCCCGTCTCCACCGGCAAGATCAACCTCGACAAGGGCCGGGTCAGCCTCCAGAAGAACCAGACGGTGTCCCTGGTCAAGGGCGGCCGTCCGCTGCTCTCCCAGGTCAAGATGGGCCTCGGCTGGGAGCCCGCGTACCGGGGCAAGGACATCGACCTGGACGCCTCCGTCATCGCGTACGGCCCGCAGCGCAACCACCTGGACAGCTGCTACTTCGGCAAGCTGTCCATCCTCAACGGCTCGGTGAAGCACTCCGGCGACAACCTCACCGGCGAGGGCGCGGGCGACGACGAGGTGATCGTCGTCGACCTCGGCCGGCTCCCGGCCGACGCCACCGGCCTGGTCTTCACGGTCAACTCCTTCTCCGGTCAGAAGTTCACCGAGGTCGCCAAGGCCTACTGCCGGCTGATCGACGCGGAGACGGGCGAGGAGCTGGTCCGCTTCGACCTGACCACCGCCGAGCCGCAGACCGGCGTGATGATGGCCAAGCTGATCAAGCAGTTCACCGGCGAGTGGGAGATGACGGCGATGGGCGAGTTCGTGAAGTCCCGGACCGTCCGGGGCATGGTGAAGCCGGCCGCCCAGGCACTCTGA
- a CDS encoding 1-aminocyclopropane-1-carboxylate deaminase: MPITDFDRYPLLFGPSPVHPLERLTHHLGGATLWAKREDCNSGVAYGGNKTRKLEYLVADALAQGCDTLVSIGGVQSNHTRQVAAVAARAGLRCVLVQESWVDWPDSVYDKVGNILISRLAGADVRLVKAGFGIGFKESWEQALREVEESGGKPYAIPAGASDHPLGGLGFANWAYEVAEQERALGVFFDTVVVCSVTGSTQAGMVAGFAALAEEEDGPARRIIGVDASAKPGPTHEQITRIARDTAALIGVERPVTAADVELDERYHAGVYGIPDEATLDAMKLAARTEGMVTDPVYEGKSMAGLIDLVDRGEIGRDSTVLYAHLGGQPALNAYSALFS, encoded by the coding sequence TTGCCGATCACCGACTTCGACCGCTACCCGCTCCTCTTCGGGCCCTCGCCGGTCCACCCCCTCGAACGCCTCACCCACCACCTCGGCGGCGCCACCCTCTGGGCCAAGCGCGAGGACTGCAACTCCGGTGTCGCGTACGGCGGGAACAAGACCCGCAAGCTGGAGTACCTGGTCGCCGACGCCCTCGCCCAGGGCTGCGACACCCTCGTCTCCATCGGCGGCGTCCAGTCCAACCACACCCGGCAGGTGGCCGCCGTCGCCGCCCGCGCCGGGCTCAGGTGCGTCCTCGTCCAGGAGAGCTGGGTCGACTGGCCCGACTCCGTCTACGACAAGGTCGGCAACATCCTGATCAGCCGTCTCGCGGGCGCCGACGTACGCCTCGTGAAGGCGGGCTTCGGGATCGGCTTCAAGGAGAGCTGGGAGCAGGCCCTGCGGGAGGTCGAGGAGAGCGGCGGCAAGCCGTACGCGATCCCGGCGGGTGCCTCCGATCATCCGCTCGGCGGGCTCGGCTTCGCGAACTGGGCCTACGAGGTGGCCGAGCAGGAGCGCGCGCTCGGCGTCTTCTTCGACACGGTGGTCGTCTGCTCGGTGACGGGCTCCACCCAGGCCGGCATGGTCGCGGGCTTCGCCGCTCTCGCCGAGGAGGAGGACGGCCCGGCCCGGCGGATCATCGGCGTCGACGCCTCCGCGAAGCCCGGCCCGACGCACGAGCAGATCACCCGGATCGCCCGGGACACCGCCGCCCTCATCGGTGTCGAGCGGCCGGTGACGGCGGCCGACGTCGAGCTGGACGAGCGCTACCACGCCGGGGTGTACGGCATCCCCGACGAGGCCACGCTCGACGCGATGAAGCTCGCCGCCCGCACCGAGGGCATGGTCACCGACCCCGTGTACGAGGGGAAGTCGATGGCGGGGCTGATCGACCTGGTGGACCGGGGAGAGATCGGCCGGGACTCGACCGTGCTCTACGCCCACCTCGGCGGCCAGCCCGCCCTCAACGCCTACAGCGCCCTGTTCTCGTAG
- a CDS encoding AraC family transcriptional regulator — translation MDEAREELDARYYANRMDVVDGERRPFAARFDTVALGPLVIGDLSCGADVRMSFGELGAYHLNAPLSGRMEMRQAGSPIVATATEALLLDPAGDTFLDRWSGDCRTLSVKVGAAELRDRLEQLIGRAPRGPLVFAPVLDITRGPGLSWVRFARQVAAEALAGEGLARHELVARPLQEALLNGLLLAAEHPWREDLAHPGEPRRPAPVKRVMDAVRERPEHPFTTTELAALARVSVRRLQESFREYVGMSPMAYVREVRLDRVREELRAAAPDEVSVSEVAWRWGFAHQGRFAARYREKFGESPSGTLRGCR, via the coding sequence GTGGACGAGGCGCGCGAGGAACTCGACGCCCGCTACTACGCGAACCGGATGGACGTCGTCGACGGTGAGCGGCGCCCCTTCGCGGCGCGCTTCGACACGGTCGCGCTCGGCCCGCTGGTCATCGGCGACCTGAGTTGCGGGGCCGATGTGCGGATGAGCTTCGGGGAGCTGGGCGCGTACCACCTGAACGCGCCGCTCAGCGGGCGGATGGAGATGCGCCAGGCCGGCTCGCCGATCGTCGCCACGGCCACCGAGGCGCTGCTGCTCGACCCGGCGGGGGACACCTTCCTCGACCGCTGGAGCGGGGACTGCCGGACCCTGTCCGTGAAGGTCGGGGCGGCCGAACTGCGCGACCGCCTCGAACAGCTCATCGGCCGCGCGCCCCGGGGCCCGCTCGTCTTCGCGCCCGTCCTGGACATCACGCGCGGCCCCGGACTGAGCTGGGTGCGCTTCGCCCGCCAGGTCGCCGCGGAGGCCCTCGCCGGCGAGGGCCTGGCCCGGCACGAGCTGGTGGCCCGCCCCCTGCAGGAGGCCCTGCTCAACGGGCTGCTCCTGGCCGCCGAGCACCCCTGGCGCGAGGACCTGGCCCACCCGGGGGAGCCCCGGCGCCCGGCCCCGGTCAAGCGGGTCATGGACGCCGTACGGGAGCGCCCCGAGCACCCGTTCACCACCACCGAACTCGCCGCCCTGGCCCGGGTGAGCGTGCGCCGCCTCCAGGAGTCGTTCCGGGAGTACGTGGGGATGTCGCCGATGGCGTACGTACGGGAGGTCCGCCTCGACCGGGTCCGCGAGGAGCTGCGGGCGGCCGCGCCGGACGAGGTGAGCGTGAGCGAGGTGGCCTGGCGCTGGGGCTTCGCCCACCAGGGCCGTTTCGCGGCGCGCTACCGGGAGAAGTTCGGCGAGTCGCCGTCGGGGACCTTGCGCGGGTGTCGCTGA
- a CDS encoding 5-dehydro-4-deoxyglucarate dehydratase, which yields MTTAPLTGRLDGLLFFPVTAFAPDGSVDLDTFRAHVRAGIEAGAAAVFACCGTGEFHALTPEEFRDCVAAAVEEADGRVPVVAGAGYGTALAVRYARLAEEAGADGLLAMPPYLVVADQAGLLRHYTELAAATSLDVIVYQRDNAILTPATAVALARTDGIIGLKDGLGDLDLMQRIVSAVRAEGLDLLYFNGLPTAELTGPAYRGIGVTLYSSAVFCFAPDIALAFHRAFTTGDDTTVNGLVDVFYRPLVELRSQGRGYAVSLVKAAVRRGGLDVGEVRPPLSEPAPEHVDALMLLVESGRALLKELGA from the coding sequence GTGACCACTGCCCCGCTCACCGGCCGGCTCGACGGCCTGCTGTTCTTCCCCGTCACCGCCTTCGCGCCGGACGGCTCCGTCGACCTCGACACCTTCCGCGCCCACGTGCGCGCGGGGATCGAGGCGGGTGCCGCCGCCGTGTTCGCCTGCTGCGGCACCGGCGAGTTCCACGCCCTCACCCCCGAGGAGTTCAGGGACTGCGTCGCCGCCGCCGTCGAGGAGGCCGACGGCCGCGTCCCCGTCGTCGCGGGCGCCGGCTACGGCACCGCCCTCGCCGTGCGGTACGCCCGGCTCGCCGAGGAGGCCGGCGCCGACGGACTCCTCGCCATGCCGCCGTACCTCGTCGTCGCCGACCAGGCCGGGCTGCTGCGCCACTACACCGAACTCGCCGCCGCCACCTCGCTCGACGTCATCGTCTACCAGCGCGACAACGCGATCCTCACCCCCGCCACCGCCGTCGCCCTCGCCCGTACGGACGGGATCATCGGCCTCAAGGACGGCCTCGGCGACCTCGACCTGATGCAGCGGATCGTCAGTGCCGTCCGCGCCGAGGGACTCGACCTGCTCTACTTCAACGGCCTGCCGACCGCCGAACTCACCGGCCCCGCCTACCGGGGCATCGGCGTCACCCTCTACTCCTCCGCCGTCTTCTGCTTCGCCCCCGACATCGCCCTCGCCTTCCACCGCGCTTTCACCACCGGCGACGACACCACCGTCAACGGTCTCGTCGACGTCTTCTACCGGCCGCTCGTCGAACTCCGCTCCCAGGGACGCGGATACGCCGTCTCGCTCGTCAAGGCGGCGGTGCGGCGGGGGGGCCTGGACGTCGGTGAGGTGCGGCCGCCGCTGAGCGAGCCCGCGCCCGAGCACGTCGACGCCCTCATGCTGCTCGTCGAGAGCGGCCGGGCCCTCCTGAAGGAGCTCGGCGCGTGA
- a CDS encoding alkaline phosphatase PhoX produces the protein MPLNRREFTKQSAVAGAGLALTGVVGALATAPEALASDDLETYGAGHGHDHDGDHGHGHGHGHRLGYGELVADPEGMLALPAGFTYRVITHSGVTRLESGEFTPSNHDGTAAFAGPRGTTYLVNNHELKGTRDKWAHPVPLTEGLVYDPAAAGGCTVVEVHRDGTVAEWVGIAGTSTNCAGGSTAWGTWLTGEENSDRAGVNGMTKDHGYIFEVDPRDRRANRAPKPVKAFGRYDHEAVVIDPKRGHAYLTEDASNPNGLLFRWVPPKGFEHGRGKLRTLADDAGVLQAAKCIDSAGRFVDDLSRASRIGTVYGVDWVDVPDRDGRTVSVRKQFTDGQVTRARKLEGMWWADGGTYVVSSYAREESPGAAHDGQVWFYDPKRRTLTLKVLLGVNAAPDVDGAYDGPDNITVSPYGGLVIAEDGEGVQHLFGATDSGRTYPIARNDLNGSEFTGVTFSPDGDTLFANIQDPGIMVAITGPWRRQPRR, from the coding sequence ATGCCCCTCAACCGCAGAGAGTTCACCAAGCAGTCCGCCGTCGCCGGTGCGGGGCTCGCCCTCACCGGTGTCGTCGGTGCTCTCGCCACCGCGCCCGAGGCACTCGCCTCCGACGACCTGGAGACGTACGGCGCCGGCCACGGTCACGACCACGACGGCGACCACGGGCATGGGCACGGCCACGGCCACCGGCTCGGGTACGGAGAGCTCGTCGCCGACCCCGAGGGGATGCTCGCCCTGCCCGCCGGGTTCACGTACCGCGTCATCACCCACAGCGGTGTGACCCGGCTGGAGTCCGGCGAGTTCACGCCCTCCAACCACGACGGCACCGCCGCCTTCGCCGGACCGCGCGGCACCACGTACCTGGTCAACAACCACGAGCTCAAGGGCACCCGCGACAAGTGGGCCCACCCGGTGCCGCTCACCGAGGGGCTCGTCTACGACCCGGCCGCGGCCGGCGGCTGCACGGTCGTCGAGGTGCACCGCGACGGCACGGTCGCCGAGTGGGTCGGCATCGCCGGCACCTCCACCAACTGCGCCGGTGGCAGCACCGCCTGGGGCACCTGGCTGACCGGCGAGGAGAACTCCGACCGCGCCGGCGTCAACGGCATGACCAAGGACCACGGCTACATCTTCGAGGTCGACCCGCGCGACCGCCGCGCCAACCGCGCCCCGAAGCCGGTCAAGGCCTTCGGCCGGTACGACCACGAGGCCGTCGTCATCGACCCCAAGCGGGGCCACGCCTACCTCACCGAGGACGCCTCCAACCCCAACGGACTGCTCTTCCGCTGGGTGCCGCCGAAGGGCTTCGAGCACGGCCGCGGGAAGCTCCGTACCCTCGCCGACGACGCCGGTGTGCTCCAGGCCGCCAAGTGCATCGACTCCGCGGGCCGCTTCGTGGACGACCTCTCCCGGGCGAGCCGGATCGGCACCGTCTACGGGGTCGACTGGGTCGACGTCCCCGACCGGGACGGCCGTACCGTCTCCGTCCGCAAGCAGTTCACGGACGGCCAGGTCACCCGTGCCCGCAAGCTGGAGGGCATGTGGTGGGCCGACGGCGGCACGTACGTCGTCTCCTCCTACGCGCGCGAGGAGAGCCCCGGCGCCGCGCACGACGGTCAGGTCTGGTTCTACGACCCCAAGCGCCGCACCCTCACCCTCAAGGTGCTGCTCGGCGTGAACGCCGCCCCGGACGTGGACGGCGCCTACGACGGCCCCGACAACATCACCGTCTCTCCGTACGGCGGGCTCGTCATCGCCGAGGACGGCGAGGGCGTCCAGCACCTCTTCGGCGCCACCGACTCGGGCCGCACCTACCCGATCGCCCGCAACGACCTCAACGGCAGCGAGTTCACCGGTGTGACCTTCTCGCCCGACGGCGACACGCTGTTCGCCAACATCCAGGACCCGGGCATCATGGTGGCCATCACCGGCCCCTGGCGCCGTCAGCCCCGCCGCTGA
- a CDS encoding SDR family oxidoreductase, with product MDRPLALVTGVGRTVCIGAGIARRLAESGWDIAFTYWTPYDRRMDWGEEDGAAGAIAEQLAELGAACTAVEADLADPEAPARVFDTAGERFGRPVTALVMCHCESVDSGLLDTTVESFDRHFAVNARASWLLIREYGRRFTGPPGTGRVVALTSDHTVGNLPYGASKGALDRITLAAARELAHLGVTANVVNPGPVDTGWMTEELRQEMVRQTPLGRLGTPRDTAHLVDFLCSPEGQWINGQLLLSNGGLA from the coding sequence ATGGACCGTCCCCTGGCGCTCGTGACCGGTGTGGGCCGCACGGTCTGCATCGGCGCGGGCATCGCCCGACGTCTCGCGGAGTCGGGCTGGGACATCGCGTTCACGTACTGGACCCCGTACGACCGGCGCATGGACTGGGGTGAGGAGGACGGCGCGGCCGGGGCGATCGCCGAGCAGCTCGCCGAGCTGGGCGCGGCCTGCACGGCCGTCGAGGCCGACCTCGCCGACCCGGAGGCGCCGGCACGCGTCTTCGACACGGCGGGGGAACGGTTCGGCCGCCCGGTCACGGCCCTGGTCATGTGCCACTGCGAGTCGGTCGACTCCGGTCTGCTCGACACCACCGTCGAGAGCTTCGACCGCCATTTCGCGGTCAACGCGCGCGCGTCCTGGCTGCTGATCCGGGAGTACGGCCGTCGTTTCACCGGCCCTCCGGGCACCGGCCGCGTCGTCGCCCTGACCAGCGACCACACCGTGGGGAACCTGCCGTACGGGGCGAGCAAGGGCGCGCTCGACCGCATCACCCTGGCCGCCGCGCGCGAGCTGGCGCATCTCGGGGTCACCGCCAACGTGGTCAATCCGGGTCCGGTGGACACCGGCTGGATGACCGAGGAACTGCGGCAGGAGATGGTCCGGCAGACCCCGCTCGGCCGCCTCGGGACCCCTCGGGACACCGCGCACCTGGTGGACTTCCTCTGCTCACCCGAAGGGCAGTGGATCAACGGGCAGCTGTTGCTGAGCAACGGCGGGCTGGCCTGA
- a CDS encoding NAD-dependent epimerase/dehydratase family protein: MAVPRTVLLTGAAGGVGTLMRELLPPYGYELRLLDVVPVPGAPDAIVADLADRAALREAVRGVDAVVHLAGISLESTFDKIMAANIAGTYNLYEAAREEGVPRVVFASSNHAVGFTRQPREGDPLVPVDTPHRPDTFYGLSKCFGEDLAQLYWDLHGVETVSVRIGSCFPEPTSVRMLSMWLSPADCARLLHATLAAEDVAHTVVYGSSANTRAWWDLSTARELGFDPQDDSEVYAEKLIADKGFPPEGSADDLYLGGHFCVNPPRWPH; this comes from the coding sequence ATGGCCGTACCCCGCACCGTCCTGCTCACCGGCGCCGCCGGAGGCGTCGGCACGCTGATGCGGGAGCTGCTGCCCCCGTACGGCTACGAGCTGCGCCTCCTGGACGTCGTCCCCGTGCCGGGGGCGCCCGACGCCATCGTCGCCGACCTCGCGGACCGCGCGGCGCTGCGCGAGGCCGTCCGGGGTGTCGACGCCGTCGTGCACCTGGCGGGCATCTCCCTGGAGTCGACCTTCGACAAGATCATGGCGGCCAACATCGCCGGGACGTACAACCTGTACGAGGCCGCCCGCGAGGAGGGCGTCCCGCGCGTGGTCTTCGCCTCCAGCAACCACGCGGTCGGCTTCACCCGTCAGCCGCGCGAGGGCGACCCGCTCGTCCCGGTCGACACCCCGCACCGCCCGGACACCTTCTACGGCCTCTCCAAGTGCTTCGGAGAGGACCTGGCGCAGCTGTACTGGGACCTGCACGGCGTCGAGACGGTCTCGGTCCGCATCGGCTCCTGCTTCCCCGAGCCCACCTCGGTCCGGATGCTGTCGATGTGGCTCAGCCCCGCCGACTGCGCCCGTCTCCTGCACGCGACACTCGCCGCCGAGGACGTGGCCCACACCGTGGTGTACGGCTCCTCCGCCAACACGCGCGCGTGGTGGGACCTGTCCACGGCCCGGGAGCTCGGCTTCGATCCGCAGGACGACTCGGAGGTCTACGCGGAGAAGCTCATCGCCGACAAGGGCTTCCCCCCGGAGGGCAGCGCCGACGACCTCTACCTGGGCGGGCACTTCTGTGTGAACCCGCCCCGGTGGCCGCACTGA